A section of the Pleuronectes platessa chromosome 7, fPlePla1.1, whole genome shotgun sequence genome encodes:
- the LOC128444863 gene encoding parathyroid hormone-related protein yields MVGKLIFVTRSSLKSVPTELLVDFHCTNLHHIFGLRMCSIVLLHQWSLAVFLLFSPVTLDGRPVDALSIRTRRSVSHAQLMHDKGRSLQEFKRRMWLQELLEEVHTADEQAPPVQSRTPIQTFSGNALHQKPPGATKNLPDRFRLDKEGTNLPQETNKELAYKDQPLKGATKRKKKVRLGRRRENDKRRRRARSTTITTKEP; encoded by the exons ATGGTTGGTAAATTAATTTTTGTAACAAGATCATCTCTAAAGAGCGTGCCGACTGAGCTTCTAGTGGATTTTCACTGTACCAATTTACATCAT aTCTTTGGCTTAAGGATGTGTTCTATAGTCCTGCTTCATCAGTGGAGTCTGGCTGTGTTCTTGCTGTTCTCCCCAGTGACTCTTGATGGGAGACCAGTTGATGCACTTAGTATCAGAAC GAGGAGATCGGTGAGTCACGCCCAGCTGATGCATGACAAGGGCCGATCCTTGCAGGAGTTCAAGCGTCGCATgtggctgcaggagctgctggaggaggtgcaTACGGCCGATGAGCAAGCACCACCTGTGCAAAGTAGAACTCCAATTCAAACCTTCAGTGGGAATGCTCTACACCAAAAGCCCCCAGGGGCCACCAAAAACCTGCCTGACAGATTCAGGCTGGACAAAGAGGGCACAAACTTGCCCCAGGAGACCAACAAGGAACTGGCTTATAAGGACCAGCCACTAAAAGGGGCCACAAAGCGGAAAAAGAAGGTGAGGTTAGGCCGGCGCAGGGAGAATGACAAGAGGCGGAGGCGGGCACGGTCTACCACAATCACAACAAAGGAACCATGA
- the LOC128445133 gene encoding galanin receptor 2b, producing the protein MAIPNTYGLIFACTCGVILGIGLCANLLVFSLFAKYNTLRKNRLDILLLSMTLADFLTLLLIPFTLHSAVSHSWPMGDTSCKVYQFLLAFSLAASTYSLCAVSMTRAMIITNPYQPPNMDLVILMFVLVWALSFFISLPLRMFATKESWSPGLANFSFCLPTIHEHHYQVVLSQFVLFYFVPMLVIAFNYVRLGLFLHKSPVMSVSSARNTRRASVLVFLAAATFSVCWLPGYVLELCVYMGLYRHGQAWEMFYFICTLLQYLHPCVNPVLYVLLSKRYRHRRAAWLFSCNKNRVQPQVISITTDSF; encoded by the coding sequence ATGGCTATCCCTAACACCTATGGACTGATCTTTGCCTGTACCTGTGGAGTGATCCTGGGCATTGGGCTCTGTGCCAACCTGCTGGTCTTTTCCCTGTTCGCTAAGTACAACACTCTGCGCAAGAACCGCCTtgacatcctcctcctcagcatGACTCTGGCCGACTTCCTCACCCTCCTACTCATCCCCTTCACCCTGCACTCTGCTGTCAGCCACTCCTGGCCTATGGGCGACACCTCCTGCAAGGTCTACCAGTTCCTGCTCGCTTTTAGCCTGGCGGCCAGCACCTATTCACTGTGTGCCGTCTCCATGACCCGGGCCATGATCATCACCAACCCATACCAGCCACCCAACATGGACCTGGTCATTCTCATGTTTGTCCTCGTCTGGGCcctcagcttcttcatcagcctGCCACTGCGAATGTTTGCCACCAAAGAGAGCTGGAGCCCAGGCCTGGCAAACTTCTCCTTCTGCCTTCCAACCATTCATGAGCACCATTACCAAGTGGTCCTAAGCCAGTTTGTACTTTTCTACTTTGTTCCGATGCTGGTCATTGCCTTCAACTATGTCCGCCTGGGTCTCTTCCTCCACAAGAGCCCTGTAATGTCAGTGTCCAGTGCCAGGAACACCCGCAGAGCCTCCGTCCTGGTGTTCCTGGCCGCTGCCACCTTCTCAGTGTGCTGGTTGCCTGGTTACGTGCTGGAGCTGTGTGTATACATGGGACTGTATCGTCATGGACAGGCTTGGGAGATGTTCTACTTTATTTGTACTTTGCTCCAATACCTGCACCCCTGTGTCAACCCTGTGCTCTATGTGCTGCTTTCTAAGCGCTACCGCCACAGGAGGGCAGCCTGGCTCTTCAGTTGTAACAAGAACAGAGTGCAGCCGCAGGTCATCAGCATCACCACAGACAGTTTTTAA
- the LOC128444609 gene encoding shaker-related potassium channel tsha2-like, producing MTVVSQENHDDTVVITPLLQDAADLEPAEQECSERVVINISGLRFETQLKTLSRFPATLLGDPRKRMRFFDPLRNEYFFDRNRPSFDAILYYYQSGGRLRRPVSVPVDIFMEEIKFYELEDEAMDSFREDEGLAREEDQTLPNNEYQRQFWLLFEYPESSGPARIIAIVSVMVILISIVIFCLETLPEFRDVPPQPDNSNTANGSAQGNAPSPFTDPFFVIETLCIVWFSFEFTMRFLSCPSKAAFFKNLMNLIDVVAIAPYFITLGLDLAEHQGSSQQAASLAILRVIRLVRVFRIFKLSRHSKGLQILGQTLHASLRELGLLIFFLLIGVVLFSSSVYFAEAEDPDSEFTSIPDAFWWAVVTMTTVGYGDMCPSTIGGKFVGSLCAIAGVLTIALPVPVIVSNFNYFYHRENEEEDNVQFVHVTCGQQQQPSFVECDSNKSIQSLSKTESFQESDDLDSMTHPTINQLETYTGKLTVV from the coding sequence ATGACTGTGGTGTCCCAGGAGAACCACGACGACACTGTGGTTATTACTCCTCTGTTGCAAGATGCTGCCGACTTGGAGCCGGCGGAGCAGGAGTGCAGCGAGAGGGTGGTCATCAACATCTCCGGTCTGCGCTTTGAGACGCAGCTGAAGACCCTCTCCCGCTTCCCGGCCACGCTCCTGGGAGACCCGCGCAAAAGGATGCGCTTCTTCGACCCGCTGAGAAACGAGTACTTCTTTGACAGGAACAGGCCGAGCTTTGACGCCATCCTCTATTATTACCAGTCGGGTGGGCGGCTGCGGAGGCCAGTGAGTGTGCCCGTGGACATTTTCATGGAGGAAATCAAGTTTTATGAACTCGAGGATGAGGCCATGGACTCGTTCCGAGAGGACGAGGGCTTGGCGAGGGAGGAGGACCAGACGCTGCCCAACAACGAGTACCAGCGCCAGTTTTGGCTCCTCTTCGAGTATCCAGAGAGTTCAGGACCTGCACGGATAATTGCCATCGTGTCAGTTATGGTTATTTTGATATCCATTGTTATATTCTGCTTGGAGACACTACCCGAGTTCAGAGACGTCCCTCCGCAGCCGGACAACAGCAACACGGCGAATGGAAGCGCACAAGGTAACGCGCCCAGCCCATTCACAGACCCGTTTTTCGTGATTGAGACACTTTGCATCGTGTGGTTCTCTTTTGAATTCACCATGAGGTTCCTTTCGTGTCCCAGCAAAGCAGCTTTCTTTAAAAACCTCATGAACCTCATCGATGTGGTGGCCATAGCTCCGTACTTCATCACCCTGGGCCTGGATCTCGCAGAGCATCAGGGCAGCAGTCAGCAGGCTGCGTCTCTGGCCATACTAAGGGTCATCCGTCTGGTGCGCGTCTTCAGGATTTTTAAACTCTCCCGGCACTCCAAGGGCCTCCAGATCCTCGGTCAGACGCTCCACGCCAGCCTCAGGGAGCTGGGGCTGCTCATATTCTTCCTTCTCATCGGCGTGGTCTTATTCTCCAGTTCTGTTTATTTCGCAGAAGCAGAAGACCCCGATTCTGAGTTTACAAGTATACCTGATGCGTTCTGGTGGGCTGTGGTGACAATGACCACGGTTGGTTATGGAGACATGTGTCCCTCCACCATTGGGGGGAAATTCGTTGGATCTTTGTGCGCAATCGCTGGAGTACTCACTATAGCTTTACCGGTCCCAGTTATAGTATCCAATTTCAATTATTTCTACCACAGAGAaaacgaggaggaggacaacGTTCAGTTCGTGCACGTGACCTGTGGGCAACAGCAACAGCCCTCATTTGTTGAGTGTGATTCAAACAAAAGTATCCAGTCGCTCTCCAAAACTGAGTCCTTTCAGGAGAGCGACGACCTGGACTCTATGACACATCCAACGATAAACCAACTCGAGACATACACCGGGAAACTGACAGTTGTATaa